A part of Entelurus aequoreus isolate RoL-2023_Sb linkage group LG03, RoL_Eaeq_v1.1, whole genome shotgun sequence genomic DNA contains:
- the fam98b gene encoding protein FAM98B isoform X1, giving the protein MECDILDSLEQLGYEGPVKGEADLLLAAKGGLTSAEYVDLCRWLVSRLKSMCDLEGSITSGPDDVTSMSGLLKELCCPYDMCSLVKGNAEDHLKILLFLSSELQAAQIASSRGNCLQGQNESLASRELRTICETLTVSPLEGKNVAEVLSLIQNKVDTLLKKCPNGAVEKPALKQSLSSEQWEKLHDMNTVLSSEYECRRRMLIKRLDVTIQSFGWSDRAKVKVDSMARAYQPKRHNLRAESTVDATTLLAAREDVCNIVKTSSGVNREKTACAVNKIQMGRVPDRGGRPSEIQAPPPEMPQWKARQDGGGDWGRRGGWGGRGGGGGGKWRGGRPNHGGHGGKRGRYQY; this is encoded by the exons ATGGAGTGTGATATTTTAGACTCGTTGGAGCAGCTCGG CTATGAGGGTCCGGTAAAGGGGGAAGCGGATCTACTCCTAGCCGCCAAAGGTGGCCTGACCTCGGCTGAGTATGTGGACTTGTGCCGGTGGTTGGTGTCCCGCTTAAAGTCGATGTGTGACCTGGAGGGAAGCATCACTTCAGGTCCAG ATGACGTGACGAGCATGAGTGGCTTGCTGAAGGAGCTTTGCTGTCCGTATGACATGTGTTCACTAGTCAAGGGGAACGCCGAAGATCATCTTAAAATTCTGT TGTTTTTAAGCTCTGAGCTTCAGGCAGCGCAGATCGCCAGCAGCAGAGGAAATTGCCTTCAAGGTCAAAACGAGAGTTTGGCGTCTCGGGAGCTGAGAACAATCTGCGAGACCTTAACCGTGTCACCGTTGGAGGGGAAGAATGTTGCAGAGGTCCTGTCTTTAATCCAAAACAAG GTGGACACACTTCTTAAAAAGTGCCCTAATGGCGCAGTGGAAAAACCTGCGTTAAAACAATCCCTCAGCAGTGAACAGTGG GAGAAGCTGCACGACATGAACACAGTCCTGTCGTCGGAGTACGAGTGCCGACGCAGGATGTTAATCAAACGTCTGGACGTCACCATTCAGTCTTTCGGCTGGTCCGACAGAGCCAAG GTCAAGGTGGACAGCATGGCGAGGGCCTACCAGCCTAAGAGGCACAATCTGCGGGCAGAGTCGACGGTGGATGCCACCACGCTACTGGCAGCCAGAGAGGACGTCTGCAACATTGTCAAGACCAGCAGCGGTGTTAACCGAGAGAAGACGGCGTGCGCGGTCAATAAG ATCCAAATGGGAAGAGTTCCAGACCGAGGAGGACGTCCTTCAGAGATACAAGCCCCGCCTCCAGAGATGCCCCAATGGAAGGCAAGGCAAGATGGAGGGGGTGATTGGGGAAGAAGGGGTGGCtggggaggaagaggaggaggaggaggaggaaaatgGCGAGGAGGCAGACCAAACCACGGGGGACACGGCGGAAAGAGAGGACGGTACCAGTATTGA
- the fam98b gene encoding protein FAM98B isoform X2: protein MCDLEGSITSGPDDVTSMSGLLKELCCPYDMCSLVKGNAEDHLKILLFLSSELQAAQIASSRGNCLQGQNESLASRELRTICETLTVSPLEGKNVAEVLSLIQNKVDTLLKKCPNGAVEKPALKQSLSSEQWEKLHDMNTVLSSEYECRRRMLIKRLDVTIQSFGWSDRAKVKVDSMARAYQPKRHNLRAESTVDATTLLAAREDVCNIVKTSSGVNREKTACAVNKIQMGRVPDRGGRPSEIQAPPPEMPQWKARQDGGGDWGRRGGWGGRGGGGGGKWRGGRPNHGGHGGKRGRYQY from the exons ATGTGTGACCTGGAGGGAAGCATCACTTCAGGTCCAG ATGACGTGACGAGCATGAGTGGCTTGCTGAAGGAGCTTTGCTGTCCGTATGACATGTGTTCACTAGTCAAGGGGAACGCCGAAGATCATCTTAAAATTCTGT TGTTTTTAAGCTCTGAGCTTCAGGCAGCGCAGATCGCCAGCAGCAGAGGAAATTGCCTTCAAGGTCAAAACGAGAGTTTGGCGTCTCGGGAGCTGAGAACAATCTGCGAGACCTTAACCGTGTCACCGTTGGAGGGGAAGAATGTTGCAGAGGTCCTGTCTTTAATCCAAAACAAG GTGGACACACTTCTTAAAAAGTGCCCTAATGGCGCAGTGGAAAAACCTGCGTTAAAACAATCCCTCAGCAGTGAACAGTGG GAGAAGCTGCACGACATGAACACAGTCCTGTCGTCGGAGTACGAGTGCCGACGCAGGATGTTAATCAAACGTCTGGACGTCACCATTCAGTCTTTCGGCTGGTCCGACAGAGCCAAG GTCAAGGTGGACAGCATGGCGAGGGCCTACCAGCCTAAGAGGCACAATCTGCGGGCAGAGTCGACGGTGGATGCCACCACGCTACTGGCAGCCAGAGAGGACGTCTGCAACATTGTCAAGACCAGCAGCGGTGTTAACCGAGAGAAGACGGCGTGCGCGGTCAATAAG ATCCAAATGGGAAGAGTTCCAGACCGAGGAGGACGTCCTTCAGAGATACAAGCCCCGCCTCCAGAGATGCCCCAATGGAAGGCAAGGCAAGATGGAGGGGGTGATTGGGGAAGAAGGGGTGGCtggggaggaagaggaggaggaggaggaggaaaatgGCGAGGAGGCAGACCAAACCACGGGGGACACGGCGGAAAGAGAGGACGGTACCAGTATTGA